CCTTAATAATAGATTTAGATGGAACCATAACAGTTGACACAGATTGTGAGTATGATGATAAACCAGTCAATCAAGAAGTAGTTAAAAGACTAATGGAATATAAAAAAATGGGATTTAAATTAGTTATCAACACAAGTAGAAATATGAAAACTTATAAAGGAAATATAGGCAAGATAAATATTAACACTTTACCTAAAATAATAGAGTGGTTAAATAAACACAATGTCCCATATGATGAAATAATTATTGGAAAACCTTGGTGCGGAGAAGATGGATTTTATATAGATGATAAAGCTATTAGACCTAGTGAATTTATATCTAAAAGTTATGACGAAATAAAAGAATTGCTAAATAAAGAAGCTTTGCATCAAAAATCAAATAATTCAAGCGACCATAAAGTTACAAACATTAGTGGGGGGGGGTATAAATGATTATCATAACCTCTGCTCGTTATGTAAATCCGGAACTAGAAACAGAATTTGGAAAAGTACCACCATCGTTTCTACCAGTAGGCGGAAAAAAATTATATGAATACCAATCTTCATTATTTAAAAATATAAATGATAAAATTATACTAACTATACCAAAAAGTTACGAACTAAATAAATATGATAACCTAAAATTAAAAGAACTTAAAATAAATATTCTAAGACTAGATGAAAACTTAACATTAGGGCAATCATTATCTCAGGCAATTTGTTTAAATTTAACTAATACAAATTTAAAAAAAGGTTTAAAAATTTTACATGGTGATACATTTTTTAAAAATTTAAACTTTTTAGATAATAGCATAGGAGTATCAAGAAGCAATGATAATTATAATTGGACTTATCTACTTAAAGATACAAAGCCTATATTCCATATAAAAAATAATCAAGAATTGAATACTAAAGATATACTCAATGGTTTTTTTGAAGTTCAAAACATAAATTATTTTTTAAAATGCCTAATTGAATGCGATTATGATTTTAAACAAACACTATTAAATTATTCAAAAAAATATAATTTTAATTTAAACACAAATCAAACTTGGCTTGATTGTGGTATTGCGACAAATTATTTTAATACCAAAAAGACTATAACCACAGAAAGAGCATTTAATTCCTTAAAAATCATCAATGGTTATGTATGTAAAAGTTCTTCTATGGATAATAGGATAAAAGCAGAACAAAATTGGTTTGGCTCTTTACCAAAGGAATTATCTTTATATATACCTCATTTTTATTTAGAAAATAACAAATACTATACAGAATATCTTTATTTAAATACATTATCAGAGCTTTATGTTTTTGGAAAAATCAATAAAATTACCTGGGAAAGAATATTTTTAAGTTTAAAAAATTTTCTAACTATATTACATAGTCATAAAACAAAAGAAGCAGTTAGCTATGATTATAAATTCAAAACACAACAAAGATTAAAAGAATTCTCTAAAGAAGCTAACTTTAACATTGATAAAAACATTATTTTTAATCAAAAAATTAATACTAGTATAAATGAAATTATAAAGGACATTGATAGTAATCTTATAGAGCAAAAACAAAATAGTTTTATTCACGGAGACTTTTGTTTTAGCAATATTTTATATGATTTTAAATCTGCTTCTATAAAAACAATTGATCCTAGAGGAATGGATTTCAAAAACAACATAACACCTTACGGAAATAGTTCGTATGATTATGCTAAGTTATTTCATTCAATTATTGGACTATATGATTTTATAATTGCAAAACACTATAAATTAAAATTTAAAAACACAAATGACAATTACATAATAGATTTTAGTTTATATAAAAATAAAAGTATTGATGAAATACAAAGTAAATTTTTAGAAATTTTTCAAAATACTTTTAATATAAAAGAGATTTATATTATAACAATTCATCTTTTTTTATCAATGCTTCCGCTTCACAGCGATGATTTAAAAAAACAATATGCCTTACTTGCAAACGCAATAAGATTATATATAGAATTTAAGGAATTATAATGACAATAATATTTCCAATGGCAGGACTTAGTAGTAGATTTTTTAAAGCAGGATATAAAATACCAAAATATATGCTTCTTATAAATAACAATACTTTATTTTATGAAGTAATAAGTGGCTTTAATAAGTATTTTAATGGCTGTAATTTTTTATTTATTTGTAAAAAAGATTATAGCACTAAAGATTTTATTATTAAAGAATGTAAAAAGTTAAATTTAAAAACTTATATGGTTATTGAACTAGATTTTGATACTTTAGGTCAAGCGCATACCGTATACTTAGGTTTAGAAAAGTCTAATATAAAAGATGATATTTTAATTTTTAATATAGATACAATTAGACCTAATTTTCAATTACCAAATGAAGAATTTTTAGCCAATTGTGATGGCTATTTAGAAGTTTTTGAAGCAGATGGAGATAATTGGTCGTTTATTCTACCTGGCACTGATAACTTAGTCTTAAAGACAACAGAAAAAGAACGCATATCATCTTTATGTAGTAGTGGGCTTTATTATTTTAAAAACTCAAACGATTTTATAACAATTTTTCAAACAATGTTAGTAAATAATGAAACTTCAAAAAATGAATATTATATAGCACCTATGTATAACTATCTTATAAAAGATAAAAAAGTAATTAAATACTACCAGATAAAACAAAACGAAATTATCCCCTGTGGAACACCTAATGAATATGAAATGATAATAAAAGAAATTGAAAGCTATAAATAATTTTTTAATATTCAACAAAACTAATTAAAAATTAATTTTTAAATTCTCTTTTAGTATTTTAATAACTTCTGAAATATTTGCACAAATATCACCGAAACCATGCTTATGATAATCAAAATAACCTTTATCATAAATATGGCTATAATATTCTTCTTCGCTAAATTGAAAATATATAATTTTCTTTTTAAGTAATGCAAAATCAAAAGCTATTGATGAATAATCCGTTATTAAAATACTAGCTTTGCATAAATATTCTTGAATATCAATATCTTGCATATTTACAACTTCTACAAAAGAAGATAATTTAAAATCATCTAAATATTCAAGCATTGCAAAATGTGGCATAAAAACTACTTTATATCCATTATTTTTACACAATTCTTCCAATTCTTTACCGGTTAAAAGTTCTTTATAATTTTGATAATATAAACTAGTATAAAATTTATCATTTTTCTTTCTTTTATATGTTTGTTTATCAATTTTATCTGCCAAATACTCTCTCCAAGTAGGAAAAATCAAAATCATCTTTTCTTGTTTAATCGCCCTACTTTTTTCTATAAGTTTTTCAAACCTAGGCATGCCAGTAAGCACAACTTCTTTTGAACTTAGCTTATAATCAGAATAATCACTAACAATAGAATTATATTCATCAGTTGTGCTTGTAATTATTAGCGAAATATCTTTAAAATTAAGCCAGTTTGATATATTATCCTTAGTTACTCCATGTTGTAAAAATATATAATCTTTATTAAATAAAGTATATTTACCAATACCTTTTAATAAATAATTATCAGTATGTGAACTTATAATCTTTCTAGCTTTAAACAATTGTATTTTAAACCAAATTCCAGAACTAGATACTACATTAAAATTCTTGTTTTTTAATCTTATATAATCAGATGAGTTCTTGTCTATGACAAAGGCAATTTTTTGTTCTGGATGATTTTTTTGAATATATTCATAAAGATACTCTGCATTATCATTTGCTTTATACTTCCTATCAGCAAATAACCATAATTCATGTTTTTTATATCCTAAATGATGTCGTATTTCTTGATATATCGCTTCATTTATTTGAATATTTTTACTAAAGCTTTTATTGTTTATATATTCCATAAATTCAAAATTATCTGATTTTATCGTTGTATCATACTGAATACCCAATTGTAAAAAATACTTGATTTTATAATAACTTTTATCTTTATTAACCAATGTTTGATTATTTAACACTACTTCTATATTTTTTATATACCCTACTTCTTTAAGATATATAATTTTCTTATAAATAACAAATTCATCTAATAAATTAATTTGTTGAATTTTAATCAAATCTATATTAAATTTTTTATTGTTTATAAAAATTTCTAGTTTATCTTCTTTTGTAACAGAATAATAACTTATTCTTAAATATTTTTTTGTGTATTTTTCTAAAACACAAGCATTTGTATATTCTAAATAATTTTTATATTTTTTTAAAACTCCTAATAATAAATAATTATTTCTTAATAAAAAAGAATTCTTAATCACATCAACATCTAAATACTTAAATATATCTATTAGTATATTTTCAAGACATTTTTTTTCCTCAATAGCTAAACTAATAACTTTTAAATAATTTTCAATTAGCTCCTTTATCATCCAATAAACATCATAAATAATAGTCTGCTGTATAAAATTAGGGATATACCCTAACTCATTTTGTGTATATTCAAGTAAAGCTAAGTATCCACGAGATGAAACATCTAAAAAATATCTTTTATCTTTTAATTTTTTATCAAGCGTAGAATTACCATCAACTCTTTTTCTATAAAAATATCTAGCATTTTCAATAAATATTGCATCTTTTTCTAAATTATCCAATAAATACTCATTTATAAATTTAGCATCTTCAAAACAAGGTTTTAAATCTTCATCAAATTTAAATTCCTTTATTAATTCAATTTTTATAATTGCACTAGCAGCTGAAAGCTGTATATTTTTATCCAAATCCTTAATTTTAATTGATTTTTTATTTTTATATTTATAATTTAGTGGGTGATTGTCTTTATAAAAATTATCTTTTTCATGGTAAAAAATAATATTTGAACTTACCATCGCTAAATTATTATTTTTTGATATTTCTATATCTATATTTTTAAAAAAGTCTTTATCTAAAAAATCATCAGGGTCTGTAAAAGTCACCCAAGGAGTTTTAACGTATTTTAGTCCAAGATTTCTAGCACTTGCTTGTCCGCCGTTTTCTTTATAAATATAAGTAATATTGTTTGGGTATAGTTTTTGATACCTTTTAATAATATTAACTGAATTATCACTAGAACCATCATCTACCATTATTAATTGAATTGATTTTTCAAACCCTATACTTTGATTTATTATTGAAGTAAAAAAATCATCTAAATATTTTTCTACATTATAAACAGCTGAGACTATTGTGTAGGTTGAATATGATTTATAAGGTAGTTTAAATATTTGTTTTTTAAATAATTTAATTTTAAAATCATAAAAAAATTCATTTAAATGTGTAATTTTATATTTGTATGTCATAATAACCTTTAAAAATTTTTAATATTTTAGGATAAAAATGCAAATCAGTATAATTTCAACTGTGTGTTATAAAAATAAAAAACATTTCATATATAAAAGAGCATTAGAGTTAATTGAATATTTTAAAAATACAAACTATGAATTTATAATATCTGATGCTAGTAAAAATAAAATATTAAAATCTAACTACCCAAATATAAAAATTATACACACTAAATATCAAAATCCATTTTCTCCAGGAATCGCTAGAAACCAAGCAATAATACATTCTAGTAAAAAATATATATTATTTTACGATATTGATTTATTAAATGATGATAATTTTTTTATTAAATTATCAAATAAAGTAAATCAAGAATTAGAAACTAATATAAAAAAATTTATTTTAATTCCATTTGTATATCTAACCAAAACAGGAACACAAGAATTTGAAACAAACAAAAATTTATCTATATTAAAAAATAGCTATTTAGAAGGTTCTAGAAAACTTATAGAAAATATAGGTCTTAATGGGGTTATTATGATTATTAACAAGGAGTATTTAAAAAATATAGGCTTATTTGATATAAATTTTCAAGGCCATGGTGGCGAAGACCTAGAATTAGTTCATAGATTAATTGCAAACAACCCTATCGCAAAAAAACCAAATGATTATTATATTAATGAAACTTCAAATATAGTTGCAAACCTAAAAGGTTTTAGAAAGTATATGGCGTACTATACACTTCCATTATTTTTTGAAGATTTAATATTAATTCATAGATGGCATGATAGACCATTATTTAATAAATTTTATTTCAAAAAATCAACTAACCAAGACTTACTTATAAAAAAAATGAAAGAGTATGATTATAAAAATAATAATGTTTGGAAAGATGAAAGAGAATTACCAGAATTTATAACCTATTTAAAACAATTATGTAAAAAATATAACATTGAAAATAGCATAGGTTTATATTCTTATGATAAAAAATATAATAAATATAGCTTAAAATCTAAATTAAGAAAATTAATTACTAGACCAAAAGATTTTTTTAAAGATATTAAATTAAGGAAAACAAAATGAAGCACATATTTAGAGAATACGATATTAGGGGGATATTTGGCACTGAGATTAGTCCTAGTTTTACTAAGGCTTTAGGTTTTATTTTAGGTAAAATTATGCTAAATAAAAATGCAAAAAGTGTAAGCGTAGGCTATGATGCAAGACTTAGTAATAAAGTCTTAAATAATGCTTTAATTTATGGGCTAAATCGTGCAGGAATTAAGGTTTATTCACTTGGACTTGTTCCTACTCCACTTGGGTATTTTAGCAATTACGCTTATGAAATTGATGCAAATATTATGATAACAGCATCACATAACCCTAAAGAATACAATGGCTTTAAAATCACTATAAATAAAGAAAGTTTTTTTGCAAAAGAGCTTAGTGATATTTATACTGAAGTTGCAAATCACATAAAAGATTTTGATAATAAGATTGAAAATGTCGAATATGAAGAATTAGATATTAAAACAAAATATATTGAGTTTTTGCAAAAAGAATTCGCTCATCTTAAAAACGCCAATATAAATCTAGCAATTGATACGGCTAGTGGTGCAGCTTGTGAAGTTGTAGCAAACATTTTAGATATTTTAAATATTAAATACGCTCACTATTTTAGTGAATTTGATGGCGAGTTTAAATCTCACGAGCCAGACCCAACAGAAGAAGAAAATCTATTTGCTATTAAAAATGAGCTTAATTTTAGCAATTTTTCTCATCATTGCCCTACTCCACTTTATAAAAATAACTATGTTAAAAATACTGCAACACTTGGCTTTGGTTTTGATGGAGATGCTGATAGAATTGTATGTGTTTTAAAAGATAAAATCATTAAAGGTGATGAGCTTTGCTATCTATTTGCAAATAATATTAAAAATCCTAAAATCCTTTGTGAAGTTAAATGCTCAAAAGTGATTTTTGATAAAATTAACGAGCTAGGAACTTGCTCAATGTGTAAAACAGGTCATTCAAATATCAAAAAAGCCATAAAAGAATTAAATGTGGATTTAGCAGCAGAACTTAGCGGACATGTATTTTTTAATGACAAATATTATGGATACGATGATGCGATTTATTCTATGCTAAGAATTATTGAGCTATATTTAAAAAATAATAATTTTATTGATATTTTAAACAACTTACCTAAAGCATATTCAAGTAATGAAATAAAAATAAAAGTAAATGAAAGTGATAAATTTAATATAATAAATACTTATAAAGAAAAAATAAAATCTCTTAATCTAAATGCTAAGCTAATTGAAATTGATGGAGTGAGATTAGAATTTGAAAATGGATTTTCACTACTTCGCGCAAGTAATACTAGTCCTTATTTAGTAGCTAGATTTGAAAGTATTAGTGAAGATAAATTAAAAGAAATCAATGATTTTACCTTTAAACTTTTAAATGAAATAATTAAAAATTAATTAGTTAATAAGTTTAGGTTAATATAACTAAAAAATTTAAAAATACCCCCCCCCACGCTCAATATTACTAAATTGTGGGGGTAGTATTCTAAGTGAAAGAAAGTATGAATATAAATAGTTTAATAAGTAAATTTAATAATGAAAATATTTTATTTTTACAAGGACCTTTAGGGCCTTTTTTTAAGCGTTTTAGCAAATACCTTAATAAAAACAATAAAATATATAAAATTAATTTTACGGCGGGTGATTTTATATTTTATCCATCAAAATATAATTACAAAGGAAGTTTAAACAATCTTAAATCATACTTAGATAATTTTTATAAACTCAATAAAATCACTTGCATTATATTATTCGGCGATACTAGGCCAATTCATGAAATAGCAATTAATTTAGCTAAAAAACTAAATATAAAAATATATGTATTTGAAGAAGGATATTTAAGGCCAAATTATATTACTTGCGAAATGACTGGCGTTAATGCAAACTCACTTATGAGTAAAAATAAAAATGATTATAAAAAACTAAATACTTATAAAGAAAACTCAAAACTATTTAAGTCTAGTTTTAAAATAATGGCTTTTTATGCTTTAATGTATTATACATTTAGCATTATATTTCAAGTATTTTATAATAACAAAAACTATCATAGACCACTAAATATAATGGAGCTTTTTAGATGGTTTAGACATTTTTATAGAAAAGCTAAATATTCAATTTTAGAAAAAAATGTAGATAATTTAGCTAAAAAATATTCCAAAAAATACTTTTTAGCAGTTCTTCAAGTGCATAACGATAGTCAAATAAAAAAGCATTTTAAAGACAAAGGTATGAAAAAATTCATAGTTAAAACCATAAAATCATTTGCTAAAAATAGAGCGAATAATAATGTTTTGATATTTAAACACCACCCATTAGATATTGCATATACTGATTATTCAAATATTATAAATGAACTTACCAAAAGACTTGGTATAAATGATAAGGTGTTTTATATTCATCGTGGAAATATCCCAAATCTTTTAAAAAATGCTAAAGGCTGTATATGTATAAATAGCACGGTGGGAATGCAAGCACTTTATCATAATTGCCCTACTATAGTATTGGGTAATGCAATTTATAATATAGATGGTTTAGTCTATAAAAATGACCTTGATAGCTTTTGGCAAAATGCTCATAATTTCGTAAGCGATTATGATTTATACTTGAAATTCCAAGGGTATTTATTAAAAAACAATCAATATAATGCAAATTTTTACTTAAATTTCAAAGAATTTGAAATAGGAAATTAAATGTGGCATATAATAAACGCGCTTATTTTAAGAGAGCTTAAAACTAGATTTGGTAAAAACCCAACTTTAGGTTATGTATGGGTTATACTTGAACCTATGATGCATGTTTTGTTTATGCTAGTAATTTTTACTTTAATTAGAAATAGATTATTACCACAAGTTCCTTTTAGCTTATTTTTAATAACAGGTATGGTTCCGTTTTTTATGTTTAGAAATATTGTTAATTTTATAATGAATGGAATTGAAGCTAATAAAAGTTTATTTACTTATAAACCCGTTCGCCCTATTCATGTATTTTTAGCTAGAGCCTTACTAGAAGGTATTTTATATTTTGTTATTTTTTGTATTTTAATGATTACAACGGGATTTTTTATAAACTATAATATTATCCCATTTAATATTGTTTATAGTCTTTTAATGTTTATTTGGCTAGTTATTATTGCATTTGCTTTAGGACTTTTACTAGCTGTTGTTTTTTATGGTAGAGATGTTATAAAAAATATTATAGGCTATGCACTTACTATGATGTATTTTGGTTCTGCTATTATGTTTCCTTTATGGATAGTCCCAAACCAAATGATAGATATTCTAGCTTATAACCCAATCTTGCATATAATTGAACTTTTTAAAGAAAATTATTTTGAAACCTACCCTATAGTAACTCAAATTAATATTGAATATCCTTTAATTTGCACTTTAGTTTTATTATTTTTTAGTCTTGGCTTATATTATAAAAAAAGAGTGGAGCTTGGCACTGCATGATTAGACTTGAAAATATCACAAAATACTTTGTATTAAACAATAAAAAAAAGCATTATATTTTTAAGGATTTAAATTTTACTTTTCCTGATAATTGCTCAATCGGTCTAATGGGAAAAAATGGTGCAGGAAAATCTACAATGCTAAGAATTTTAGGCGGACTTGACATTCCTAATCGTGGTAAGGTAATAATTGATAAGAGTATTTCTTGGCCTGTTGGATTTGCAGGTGGATTTCAAGGAAGCTTGAGTGCTAGAGATAATATCAAATTCATAGCTAGAATCTACGGATATAGTGGAGAAGCTTTAAAAGAAAAAATAGAATATGTAAAAGAATTTGCTGAACTTGGAGATTATTTTGATGAGCCTATTAGAAGCTATTCATCAGGTATGAGAAGTAGAATTTCATTTGGTCTTAGTATGGCTTTTGAT
This is a stretch of genomic DNA from Campylobacter sp. RM12651. It encodes these proteins:
- a CDS encoding HAD-IIIC family phosphatase, whose product is MKTLIIDLDGTITVDTDCEYDDKPVNQEVVKRLMEYKKMGFKLVINTSRNMKTYKGNIGKININTLPKIIEWLNKHNVPYDEIIIGKPWCGEDGFYIDDKAIRPSEFISKSYDEIKELLNKEALHQKSNNSSDHKVTNISGGGYK
- a CDS encoding phosphomannomutase/phosphoglucomutase translates to MKHIFREYDIRGIFGTEISPSFTKALGFILGKIMLNKNAKSVSVGYDARLSNKVLNNALIYGLNRAGIKVYSLGLVPTPLGYFSNYAYEIDANIMITASHNPKEYNGFKITINKESFFAKELSDIYTEVANHIKDFDNKIENVEYEELDIKTKYIEFLQKEFAHLKNANINLAIDTASGAACEVVANILDILNIKYAHYFSEFDGEFKSHEPDPTEEENLFAIKNELNFSNFSHHCPTPLYKNNYVKNTATLGFGFDGDADRIVCVLKDKIIKGDELCYLFANNIKNPKILCEVKCSKVIFDKINELGTCSMCKTGHSNIKKAIKELNVDLAAELSGHVFFNDKYYGYDDAIYSMLRIIELYLKNNNFIDILNNLPKAYSSNEIKIKVNESDKFNIINTYKEKIKSLNLNAKLIEIDGVRLEFENGFSLLRASNTSPYLVARFESISEDKLKEINDFTFKLLNEIIKN
- a CDS encoding ABC transporter ATP-binding protein; protein product: MIRLENITKYFVLNNKKKHYIFKDLNFTFPDNCSIGLMGKNGAGKSTMLRILGGLDIPNRGKVIIDKSISWPVGFAGGFQGSLSARDNIKFIARIYGYSGEALKEKIEYVKEFAELGDYFDEPIRSYSSGMRSRISFGLSMAFDFDYYLIDEAGAVGDPSFRAKSRAIYEEKLSKSKVIMVSHDINEIKTWCDKIVFLDNGIATIYDDVDEGINKYKESC
- a CDS encoding glycosyltransferase family 2 protein; the protein is MTIIFPMAGLSSRFFKAGYKIPKYMLLINNNTLFYEVISGFNKYFNGCNFLFICKKDYSTKDFIIKECKKLNLKTYMVIELDFDTLGQAHTVYLGLEKSNIKDDILIFNIDTIRPNFQLPNEEFLANCDGYLEVFEADGDNWSFILPGTDNLVLKTTEKERISSLCSSGLYYFKNSNDFITIFQTMLVNNETSKNEYYIAPMYNYLIKDKKVIKYYQIKQNEIIPCGTPNEYEMIIKEIESYK
- a CDS encoding CDP-glycerol glycerophosphotransferase family protein, which codes for MTYKYKITHLNEFFYDFKIKLFKKQIFKLPYKSYSTYTIVSAVYNVEKYLDDFFTSIINQSIGFEKSIQLIMVDDGSSDNSVNIIKRYQKLYPNNITYIYKENGGQASARNLGLKYVKTPWVTFTDPDDFLDKDFFKNIDIEISKNNNLAMVSSNIIFYHEKDNFYKDNHPLNYKYKNKKSIKIKDLDKNIQLSAASAIIKIELIKEFKFDEDLKPCFEDAKFINEYLLDNLEKDAIFIENARYFYRKRVDGNSTLDKKLKDKRYFLDVSSRGYLALLEYTQNELGYIPNFIQQTIIYDVYWMIKELIENYLKVISLAIEEKKCLENILIDIFKYLDVDVIKNSFLLRNNYLLLGVLKKYKNYLEYTNACVLEKYTKKYLRISYYSVTKEDKLEIFINNKKFNIDLIKIQQINLLDEFVIYKKIIYLKEVGYIKNIEVVLNNQTLVNKDKSYYKIKYFLQLGIQYDTTIKSDNFEFMEYINNKSFSKNIQINEAIYQEIRHHLGYKKHELWLFADRKYKANDNAEYLYEYIQKNHPEQKIAFVIDKNSSDYIRLKNKNFNVVSSSGIWFKIQLFKARKIISSHTDNYLLKGIGKYTLFNKDYIFLQHGVTKDNISNWLNFKDISLIITSTTDEYNSIVSDYSDYKLSSKEVVLTGMPRFEKLIEKSRAIKQEKMILIFPTWREYLADKIDKQTYKRKKNDKFYTSLYYQNYKELLTGKELEELCKNNGYKVVFMPHFAMLEYLDDFKLSSFVEVVNMQDIDIQEYLCKASILITDYSSIAFDFALLKKKIIYFQFSEEEYYSHIYDKGYFDYHKHGFGDICANISEVIKILKENLKINF
- a CDS encoding capsular biosynthesis protein produces the protein MKESMNINSLISKFNNENILFLQGPLGPFFKRFSKYLNKNNKIYKINFTAGDFIFYPSKYNYKGSLNNLKSYLDNFYKLNKITCIILFGDTRPIHEIAINLAKKLNIKIYVFEEGYLRPNYITCEMTGVNANSLMSKNKNDYKKLNTYKENSKLFKSSFKIMAFYALMYYTFSIIFQVFYNNKNYHRPLNIMELFRWFRHFYRKAKYSILEKNVDNLAKKYSKKYFLAVLQVHNDSQIKKHFKDKGMKKFIVKTIKSFAKNRANNNVLIFKHHPLDIAYTDYSNIINELTKRLGINDKVFYIHRGNIPNLLKNAKGCICINSTVGMQALYHNCPTIVLGNAIYNIDGLVYKNDLDSFWQNAHNFVSDYDLYLKFQGYLLKNNQYNANFYLNFKEFEIGN
- a CDS encoding glycosyltransferase; its protein translation is MQISIISTVCYKNKKHFIYKRALELIEYFKNTNYEFIISDASKNKILKSNYPNIKIIHTKYQNPFSPGIARNQAIIHSSKKYILFYDIDLLNDDNFFIKLSNKVNQELETNIKKFILIPFVYLTKTGTQEFETNKNLSILKNSYLEGSRKLIENIGLNGVIMIINKEYLKNIGLFDINFQGHGGEDLELVHRLIANNPIAKKPNDYYINETSNIVANLKGFRKYMAYYTLPLFFEDLILIHRWHDRPLFNKFYFKKSTNQDLLIKKMKEYDYKNNNVWKDERELPEFITYLKQLCKKYNIENSIGLYSYDKKYNKYSLKSKLRKLITRPKDFFKDIKLRKTK
- a CDS encoding capsular biosynthesis protein yields the protein MIIITSARYVNPELETEFGKVPPSFLPVGGKKLYEYQSSLFKNINDKIILTIPKSYELNKYDNLKLKELKINILRLDENLTLGQSLSQAICLNLTNTNLKKGLKILHGDTFFKNLNFLDNSIGVSRSNDNYNWTYLLKDTKPIFHIKNNQELNTKDILNGFFEVQNINYFLKCLIECDYDFKQTLLNYSKKYNFNLNTNQTWLDCGIATNYFNTKKTITTERAFNSLKIINGYVCKSSSMDNRIKAEQNWFGSLPKELSLYIPHFYLENNKYYTEYLYLNTLSELYVFGKINKITWERIFLSLKNFLTILHSHKTKEAVSYDYKFKTQQRLKEFSKEANFNIDKNIIFNQKINTSINEIIKDIDSNLIEQKQNSFIHGDFCFSNILYDFKSASIKTIDPRGMDFKNNITPYGNSSYDYAKLFHSIIGLYDFIIAKHYKLKFKNTNDNYIIDFSLYKNKSIDEIQSKFLEIFQNTFNIKEIYIITIHLFLSMLPLHSDDLKKQYALLANAIRLYIEFKEL
- a CDS encoding ABC transporter permease, with protein sequence MWHIINALILRELKTRFGKNPTLGYVWVILEPMMHVLFMLVIFTLIRNRLLPQVPFSLFLITGMVPFFMFRNIVNFIMNGIEANKSLFTYKPVRPIHVFLARALLEGILYFVIFCILMITTGFFINYNIIPFNIVYSLLMFIWLVIIAFALGLLLAVVFYGRDVIKNIIGYALTMMYFGSAIMFPLWIVPNQMIDILAYNPILHIIELFKENYFETYPIVTQINIEYPLICTLVLLFFSLGLYYKKRVELGTA